Part of the Tenacibaculum sp. SZ-18 genome, TTTTAAGTAGATTTTCAACAAAAACAAGAAGCAATGAAAAAACAGATTTCGTCCTTGAAGAGTTGGGAAATCCAATCCACGATGGAATTGTATTAAATAAAATTTTGAAACGATTAGACGAAACTGACACTGAAGATTCCAAATTAAAAGAATTAGTTTCCGAATCAATAAATAAAGCGATTGAAAAAAACAAATAACGTTGCACAACAATGGCTATAAAGCATAGCCCTAACCAACCAAACCGTTTCTACGCTTCATAGCCGGAACGTTAACTATCATTGTCGAGAATTATGTGAAGTTCTCTTTTTGATAAATCAAAGTCAGTTGCAAAATTGTACTTTTCAACAATAATTCCAGCTTCGTCCTTTTTTTAGAGAACTAAACGTTTTATGGTTTGGATCATTTGCCAATCTCCTAATTTCTTGATTGTTGGTTCTTGTTTTGTGTTTGAAAAGTCTCTGGCTCGTTCAGATAACTTAGCTTACTGTTTACTTTTGAGTAGAACCTTATCGTATTTTTAGCCAATTCTCGCTGAACGTTCTGATCCGTTCTTTTTCTAAAAAAAGGCTTTTTACAAAACTTAAAATACGCAAACTAAATGCAAGTAAGCTTGTGACTATTTATCTTTTATTGGCTGACAATTGTGCTTGTTTGAAACCGTTTGGAGTTGCATTCTGTCTCGTTTGCTTTCAGTATAAAATTTTCTAAACGCTTTTAATTTTGGCTAGTGTTCTCCAACATTAGTTAACAGGGTGTATAAAAAATTGCTTCATTCTCTATAAATCAAAAATTATATTTACTTTTAAATCATGAAAATGAATGAAAAATTGCTACTAAAATCATCGCAACTTTTCATACACAATTACGTTGTATGTAATGTGAGCAACTAGCTCAAAAAAAAATGAATAATAAATTAAAAAGTATGAAAAAATTATTTATTACTGTAAGTCTGATTTTAGCAATTGGAATGAATTGCTATTCTCAAAATGAAGTTGAACCTGAAAATAAATTGACTTACTCTTGTGACCAAATAGTAAAACAGAATTTTGAAGAAGGAACAATTACTCTTACCGGAAATGTGAACCTGAAAACCAGTGTGTTTGAATTTGAGAATGCAGATAAAATCGTTCTAAGTAAAAAAACAAAAGAAATATTTGTGATAGGAGGTTATAAAGTTTATCTAAATGGTGGAACAATAACTCAAAAATCTACATCGGAAAAGAAATGGTTAAGATATAAAATTGGAGAAAGTGTAGCCTATGTAGAATGAAAAACTACATACAACAATGTATAACCGCAATTACGGCGGATTCGACTAGGTCCGAATCCACTCGGAATTACAAATGTTAGTGCTTAACCGAAAAACAGTAACTTTAAACCCGTAACTGACGGTTATACGATACCGTTAGGTGTAATAAAAACTCATATGAAAAAAGGAACTTTTACAGCATTAATAATCGGACTTATATTAATTAGTTGCGGAACAAAAAAAGTTGATAAGTTTACTTATAACTTTCAATATTACAACTATGATAATTTTCAAGTTGAAAACAAAGGGGAAACGGATTTAAAGAATATTATATCAGAATTCCGAAATTTTCCTTGGAAAGAACAAACAAGTAAATTCAATAATCCAGAGACCAAATCAAACCCTACAATCGGAATTAAGGACAATCTAAATGACTATGATTTTGGAATTTTTACCTATCCCAAAAATGACCAAGTTGTCTACGTAATCTATCATTCATACAAAGTGAACGGAGAATGGGAAGAAAGTTTTAGAGAAGGGTTTAGCGAAGAATCAATTGAAAAAGGACTCAAACTTTTCTTTGAAAGAAAACATAAAGAGTTACCGATATTTTTAGAAAAGAATTCAGCGAAAGAATTCGGAATTCCATTGAATTAATAAACTACACCTAACAACGGTTATAAGTAATGCGGGACTAGTTTCTAAAACATTACTTTCTGGTTCTTTTTCCGCTCGCAATTTGTATCTTTAATCAAGAAAATAATAAACATAAAAATGGCTCGCTTAAGTTAGTGCTCGATTGAAACAAAAGAGCTGTCAAAACCCGCACTACTCATAACCGGAGCCGTTAACTATCATTGTCGAGAATTATATGAAGTTCTCTTTTTGATAAATCAAAGTCAGTTTCAAAATTGTACTTTTCAACAATAATTCCAGCTTCGTCCTTTTTTTAGAGAACTAAACGTTTTATGGTTTGGCTCATTTGCCAATCTCATTGTTTCTTGATTGTCGGTTCTTGTTTTGTGTTTGAAAAGTCTTTGGCTCGTTCCGATAACTTAGCTTACTGTTTACTTTTGAGTAGAACCTCATCGTATTTTTAGCCAATTCTCGCTGAACGTTCTGATCCGTTCTTTTTCTAAAAAAAGGCTTTATATAAAACTTAAAATACGCAAACTAAATGCAAGTAAGGCTTGTAACTATTTATCTTTTATTGGCTGACAATTGTTCTTGTTTGAAAACCTTTAGTTTTGCATTCTGTATCGTTTGCTTTCAGTGTAAAATTTTCTAACCGCTTTGAATTTTGGCTAGTGTTCTCCAACATTAGTTAACAGCGTGTATAAAAAATTGCTTCTTTATCTATAAATCAAAAATTATATTTACTTTTAAATCATGAAATTGAATGAAAAATTGCTACTAAAATCATCGCAACTTTTCATACACAAAACGTTGTGCGTAAGTTGAGAAAAACGCTATGAATTGGAAATGGATTTTTGAAAAAGGAATGTTTTGGATTTTAATCCTGACATTTTTCATGGGTAATTATTTCAGTGGACAAGAAATAATAGGAGAGAATAAAACTGTTGGCTGGACATTTGACCAATCAAATCAATGGATTATTAACGGTTTGATAGTTTTTGGTTCGTGGTTGATTTTTTTTATCGGTTACGGAATTGTAGCACTAATGCGAAAAAAAACTGACTTAAATTTATCAATTGCTCATTTAGCGATTTTTATCTTGACTTTAATAATTGGAATCGTAAACGACTTATTTGGAACTAGAGTTTTAATAATTAGCTTGATTTCAATTCTTGTGTTTGGATTAAATATTTATCGGACTTTTAAAAAATAAAAAGCAGAAGACAATAGCGGAATGAAAAACCTACGCACAACAATGTATAACCGCAATTACGGCGGATTCGACTACGTCCGAATCCACTCGGAATTGCTAACGTCTGTGCCAAGCCGAAAATTAACGCATATTAACCCGTAACTGACGGTTATACGAACCCGTTGTAGCCAATTAGAGAATAATAATGAATAAAGTCAAAATTGATAATGGATTTTATAACCAAGGACAGGAAGGACTCTTATTGACAGGAATTCTTCTTAGTGGAAAAGTTCAAAAAAATGACATTCTAATTTTGAATGATATTGATAGAATACCCATAATTGAGGTTGAGTTTGATGAAAATACTTTCCCAGGAACTATACATGTTAGGCTAATGGTTTCAAGGGATCATGATATAATATGGCATAAATTATATGGAAAAGAATATAAAATTGATTCCACTAAAAGACATTGAAGACCAAATAGAATTTTGGAAAGGAACTCGTTTTCGTCAATATGGAATAGGCCTCAATGTAGCCGATAAAAAGGATGATTTTTATGAGTACATGTTAGCTGAAATTCCTGGTGAAAGAGGCTTTATGTTGTTGACTTGTGTTGAAGGATATAAATCTGGTAGTGCTTTGGCTTTAGTAAAAACATCAGAAAATCAGACTAATTTTACAGTAAAAGGAGAAGCTATTAAGTACTCCATGGGAACAGAAAACACATTTTTAAAAAAAGAATAAAAACAGGCTACAACAAAACCTAAACTGCATTAAAACGCAGCTTAGCCAAAACGTTAACTATCATTGTCGAGAATTATGTGAAGTTCTCTTTTTGATAAATCAAAGTCAGTTGCAAAATTGTACTTTTCAACAATAATTCCAGCTTTGTCCTTTTTTTAGAGAACTAAACGTTTGATGATTTGGCTCATTTGCCATTCTCATTATTTCTTGATTGTCGGTTCTTGTTTTGTGTTTGAAAAGTCTTTGGCTCGTTCAGATAACTAAGCTTACTTTTTACTTTTGAGTAGAACCTCATCGTATTTTTAGCCAATTCTCGCTGAACGTTCTGATCCGTTCTTTTTCTAAAAAAAGGCTTTATATAAATCTTAAAATACGCAAACTAAATGCAAGTAAGGCTTTTGACTATTTATCCTTTATTGGCTGACAATTGTTCTTGTTTGAAAACGTTTAGTTTTGCATTCTGTCTCGTTTGCTTTCAGTGTAAAATTTTCTAAACGCTTTGAATTTTGGCTAGTGTTCTCCAACATTAGTTAACAGCGTGTATAAAAAATTGCTTCTTTCTCTATAAATCAAAAATTATATTTACTTTTAAATCATGTAAACGAATGAAAAATTGCTACTAAAAATCATCGCAACTTTTCATACACAATTACGTTGTGGTGCATAATGTAAAATGAAAACTCTACTAATCATATTGGCAGTAATTGGCGGAATAATCGGACTGATTTTTCTGGGACTTGTCATTGCCACAAATAGAAGAAGACCAAAATTCAATAACAAAGGATTTACTTTACTAGAAAAGAATCTCTTAACAGAGCTTTTTGACCTCTTTGAACCAGATTTGTCTAACAAGCTTAAAAAACAAGTTGAATATTTCGAACCCAAACGAAAATGGAGACAGTATTGGGAAAAGAGTATGTCGGTGGAACTTTATGGAGACAATACCAATCCTCTATCGGACGAATTGCGATATAATAGAAGAGATGAGAGCAAACTTGCTACGATTCGATTTAAGGTCAATAACGAAAAGTATTCAGTCGAATTTGACAACTACGATGGTCGACTTTGGGGCTGGAAAATAAGACCTAATCCAAAGTCAATAATGAAATTTAATTCATTTGAATTAACGAGCAAGAAAATCAATACTGACCCAGACTCTTTCGCCCAACCATCTTTCAAAAAGGAAAAAGTAAAAGAAGTCCCGACCTTTACTGGTTGGATTTCCAAACTGACTGAGTTTGATAATGTCAAGGAGTCATGGCATCCAATCGGCTCGGAATTTCTCGGAAATTACACGAGACTTATTGACTCAAAACTTCCAGACGGATATGTTGAATTAATCACGCAAACCGAAGGACTAGATTTTAAGCAATTCAGAATATTGGGAGTTTCAGAAATCTATACAACTGGACTTGATGATGGTAACTACTACCATCTAGCAGAATTTGACGATGGAATTATTGCGATTAAAGAAGGCGAGCAAACAGGCAAATTATATTACTGCCATTATTCTGGATTGACAGATGAGTTGAGTTCCGATTTTGGAAAAGAACTAATTGAAAAAATAAAAAATACGACACCACAACACGGTGTATAGTGCATACCCTGCGGGATACGCACCATACACGGAACGTTGGGTACAATTATGAAAAAAATACTATTGACCTTTTTTATATTATCTTATTCTATAATTTCGAGTGGACAATCTAAAATCAAAGGACAACTTTTTGATGAATATGGTAATGCTGCGTGGGCTGAAATATTTATAAACGGAGAACCCACCGAATGGATGAGCTATAATGGAATAATTAATCTAGTTTGTACTGAAAACGGAATTAACGAAATTACATTTAAATATTTTGGACATTATATAACAAAAATAAAAGTTGAATGTAATGACGACATTGTTGATTTAGGAGAAATTTATTTAATAAGTGGAAACTTTTGGTTAGATGGTCCAAAAAATGGTTTTATATCAGACAATTATAAAAATGGGAAAGTAAAATATAAAATAAACATTAAAAGGTGGAAACCTCACGGAGATTCAAAGTTTTATAACTCTAAAGGAGAACTAACTCAAAGACTAATTTATAAAAAAGGGAAACTTTTAAAAATTTATATTAGAGAAAATGGAAAGCTTAATGAGCTGAAATTTGAAATAACAAAAAAAGGTGAAATATTAACTGTACCCAACAAAGTATAAATTTTATTGCTGTTTTTAGTCTACTTGCGAAAGTCCTAGCGAACTTTCTAATTAGTAATAATTTACTTACTTTTAAAGTGAAAACAACGCAACAAACTTTATACAGAGCCGTTAACTATCATTGTCGAGAATTATGTGAAGTTCTCTTTTTGATAAATCAAAGTCAGTTTCAAAATTGTACTTTTCAACAGTAATTCCAGCTTTGTCCTTTTTTTAAAGAACTAAACGTTTTATGGTTTGGATCATTTACCAATCTCCTAATTTCGTGATTGTCGGTTCTTGTTTTGTGTTTGAAAAGTCTCTGGCTCGTTCTGATAACTTAGCTTACTTTTTACTTTTGAGTAGAACCTTATCGTATTTTTAGCTAATTCTCGCTGAACGTTCTGATCCGTTCTTTTTCTAAAAAAAGGCTTTTTACAAATCTTAAAATACGCAAACTAAATGCAAGTAAGGCTTGTGACTATTTATCTTTTATTGGCTGACAATTGTGCTTGTTTGTAAACCTTTAGATTTGCATTCTGTCTCGTTTGCTTTCAGTGTGAAATTTTCTAAAGGCTTTGAATTTTGGCTAGTGTCCTCCAACATTAGTTAACAGCGTGTATAAAAAATTGCTTCTTTCTCTATAAATCAAAAATTATATTTACTTTTAAATCATGAAAAACGAATGAAAAATTGCTGCTAAAATCATCGCAACTTTTCATACACAATTACGTTGGCAGTAAGTCTTAAAAATGGCTCCACATGAAGAAAAAACACCTCATTATTATATTAATCTATTTTATTTCGAGTTCTTTTCAAACAAAGAAATTTATTGATAACTATGATTCAAAACTAAAGATAACACTTAACTACATTTTGACTACAATAGTTAATTCTGACTTAAAAAAACTCCCCTATAAAGTAGATAAGAATAATTTGACGTTGTATGTTAATCTTAGGAAAGAAAAAGACTTATTTAGAAATTCTAATTTGACTTTCGACATACAATTGTGGAGGGAAAACAATTTTGATGTTAAAACAAATTATGAGTTTAATGGGATAAAAATCTACTTCGGAAATACAAAACGGAAATTTATAAAAATGTTTAAAATTACTTCTTATTTAGAAAACCACAATAAAACAGAAAAAGAAGAATTTAAAACTATTGATAATAATAAACCGAAAAAAGAAAAAAATGAAATTCAATTAATTACAGAAAATCCAATTAGAGACCCTTTGACTGAAACTAATATTTACTTTAATCATAATTTAGAAATAACATATATTGACAGAGAACAGTTTATACCAATATTAAAGAAAGAAATATCATTTGATAGCGATTATTATGATGAATAAACAACCTACTGCCAACAAAATGTATAATTAATTGCTAGGTTCACTGTACTTTAAAAAGTATTCCCTGAAACAAAAACCAATAATTTTTATTTACATTTGGTAAAAAAAATCGCAACTAATCATACACAAAACGTTACCCAACATTAGATGAAACTAATTGAACTTATAACGAACATTGATGAAATAGACGAGGAAGCCGTTCTTTATGTAAAAAGAATTGATGGTGATTTTTCGCGAGAATCAGAAGTGGTAATACTAAATTTAACGGAAGAAGAATTAGAATGGAAAACTTTTGAAATAACAGAAAAGAAATGCCCAGGTTTCGAATATTTTATGGAAGCTTTCCTGATTAAAGAATTTATGGAAGATGTATCATCACAATATCCCAGTCTTGAAAAAAAATGCGACAGATTGATCCATTATGTAGAATTTGATGCTTAACCAATTATAAATGTTCTGGAAAAAGAAGAAAAATAAGTCGACTAAATTTAATTGTTCTGAATGTGGCAACGTGCATTCTGACTGGCCAGCATTAGCTTTTAAATCGCCAGCAAATTATGATTTCCTTTCTGACCAAGAAAAGTGTGAACTTGGTAAATTAGACTCTGACTTTTGCGAAATTCATTATGAAGACCAAATTGATCGATTTATAAGAGTAACACTGACTCAAAAAGTGAATGATACTTGTGAAAACTTGGATTATGGACTTTGGGTTTCGTTAAGCGAGAAAAGCTATTCAGATTATAAAGCAAATTTTAACAATGAAAATCACGAAACTGGATATTTTGGTTGGCTTTGTAGCAATATTCCAGAATACGGAGATACTATGTCAATTCCTTGTGATGTAATAACAAAAAGTGGAAATGACAGACCTGAAATTTTTCCTCATGAAGATTTTGACCATCCATTTGTTCGTGATTATTATGATGGAATTTTAAAATCAGAAGCGGAAAATAGAATAAACGAAATGATAAAAAACGTTGGGTAACAAGGTGTAAAAATGCATTAAAACACATTTTACACTAAACGTTAA contains:
- a CDS encoding DUF2199 domain-containing protein, which codes for MFWKKKKNKSTKFNCSECGNVHSDWPALAFKSPANYDFLSDQEKCELGKLDSDFCEIHYEDQIDRFIRVTLTQKVNDTCENLDYGLWVSLSEKSYSDYKANFNNENHETGYFGWLCSNIPEYGDTMSIPCDVITKSGNDRPEIFPHEDFDHPFVRDYYDGILKSEAENRINEMIKNVG